TTCTTGGCTGCATGGCAGAACGTCTGCGTAAACAATTAATAGAGGAAGAAAAGGTTGTTGACCTGATCGTTGGTCCGGATGAATATCGGCGAGTTCCAGAGCTCATTGAAAATGCTTTCGTAGGTGAAAAAGGAATTGCAGTTAGGTTAAGTAAGACAGAAACTTACGACGACATCATCCCTTACCGTGAAGAAGGAATTTCTGCATGGATTTCGGTAATGCGCGGCTGTGATAAGTTTTGCACATTCTGTGTTGTGCCATTCACTCGCGGCAGAGAAAGAAGCCGCTCACTTGAAAGTATTGTTGAAGAAGTCCGCCTGCTAAGTGAAAGAGGTTTTAAAGAAATTAATCTTCTTGGCCAAAATGTAAATTCATATCAAGATGATAGTTTTGATTTTGCAGATCTACTTTACGCTGTAAGTAAAGTCGATAAACAAATGCGTGTTAGGTTTACTACGTCACATCCGCAGGATTTTTCGGATAAACTTGTTCGGACGATTGCTGAGAATGAAAACATCTGCAATTACATTCATCTTCCCGTTCAGTCCGGTTCGAATCGAATTTTACAATTGATGAACAGAACCTACACAGTTAAGCATTTTCTCAAACTTGTGGAGAAAGCAAGAATTGAAATTCCAAGCGTAAGCTTTTCAACTGATATCATAACTGGATTTCCAACAGAGACCGATGATGATCATCAGATGACAATGGATTTGATGAAAGAAGTCCAATTCGATGGAGCTTTCATGTTCAAATATTCAGCAAGAGAAAACACAAAGGCATGGAATTTAGGCGATGATGTTGCCGAAGAAATAAAAAGTATAAGATTGAGAGAAATAATCGAACAGCAGCAAAAGATTTCGTATGAGATAAATCAAACTCTGATTGGAAAAACTTTTGAAATTCTAATCGAAGATTTAAGTAAGAAGTCGGAAGATTTCTACATGGGCAGAACTGACACAAACAAAATTGTTATCGTGCCAAAAGGGGATTTACGAATCGGAGATTACTGTCTCGTAAAAATTGAAAGAGCAAACTCAGCAACCTTATTTACTTCTGATGGGATTAAAATCGAAAAGTGAATTAGTAATTGAAATAATTTTGAAATTATTTATTTGAAGAATTATGAATTTTAAATACATCACAACTCTTTTTTTGTTTTTTCTTTTATTGACCCACTCTTACGGTCAAAGAGAAGTTGATATCACAAAATATCTCGATCAAGTCGCGAGTGGAGAATCTGAAGCGGTAAGAAGAATTTTGCCATCGTTAATGAAAAACAATCCGCAATCGACTTTCTTGAAATATCTTCAAGCTGTTTTAACACAAGATGGACGTCAAGCAGCATCGTTATATAGGGAAATTGTTCATTCAAAGTCGAGTTCAGAATATAAAGATGATGCAATCTTCAAATTGTATCAGTTTCATTATGCACTTGGAGAATTCAACGAATCGGATAAATATGCACGAATGATCTTAGACTCCTATCCGTCATCTTCCTATGTAGTAAGACTGAAGAGAACAGAAACAGTTAATCGGCAAATACCTGCCACTCAACAGAGTGAAACGAGAACTCAATCTATCGAACTTACTCAACCGGTATTATCTGGAAATTTTACTCTTCAAGTCGGTGCGTTCCTCGATAGAAACAATGCGGAGAGCTTACGAATGCAAGTAATGAAATACGGGGAATCTTGGATTAACCAGCGTGAGGTTAAGGGGAAAATTTTCCATACAGTTCTCCTGGGAAAATTTACTGACGAAGTTCAAGCAAATATTTTATTAGAAAGAATTAAATCGGAACTAAGCTTGAACGGAGTTGTGTTAAGATTGCAGTAGCTCGATCGGTATTTTACCCTCAGAACAAAATTTCAGAAACTTTAACTAAAATTAATTAATTTTGTGTGCATCCTTGTGTGATTAAGGATTTTAAATAAAGTTGTGTAGTTTGACACATTAATTGTCAAATTTACTTTAGTATTTTATATAGTTAGAATATTAATGAATCATCAAGAGTTTCAAGATAAATTTGGATTATTCTATCGCTCGCAGTTGATGCGTGAAGTCGTTGAAGTCATCCAGCAAGTATCTGCGACTGACATAACAGTGCTCATTCAAGGGGAGAGTGGAACGGGCAAAGAGTTAGTGGCAAAGGCGATTCACGGACTAAGTAAAAGATCATCCAATAAATTATTGAGTGTAAACTGTGGAGCGATTCCAGAAGGCATCATAGAAAGTGAATTGTTTGGACATCAAAAAGGAGCTTTCACTGGTGCTATCGAATCAAGAAAAGGATATTTCGAACTTGCAGACGAGGGAAGCTTATTTTTAGATGAAATTGGTGAATTGCCAACTTCGGTGCAAGTTAAATTTCTTCGTGTGTTAGAGACAAAAGAAATTTTGCGTATCGGTGCAGAAACAGTCTCGAAGGTCGATGTCAGATTCATAACTGCAACAAATAAAGATTTGAATTTTGAAGTTTCGAAGAAAAAATTTCGTGAGGATTTATTTTACAGGCTACGAAGTGTAATGATCGAAATTCCTCCACTCAGAAAAAGAAAAGAAGATATACCTCTTCTTGCAAACAAATTTCTTGCTGATTTTTGCATGCGAAATAAAATTGAACAGATTCGAATTGATGATCAAGCATACGATTTCTTAATAGAGTATCATTGGCCTGGAAACGTTCGAGAGCTAAAAAATGCAATTGAGTCTGCTTCTGCTCTTAATAAAACCGGAATTTTGAAATCCGAAGATTTTGGAAAAAACTTTGTTGTATCGTTAAACGAAATGCCTCATCGAAATCTTCCTATCCATTTAAACAAATCTGCCGATGAAGCAGAACGTGGATTGATCTTAAGTGCACTAATAGAAATAAAAAAAGATCTTGTCGATCTGAAAAATGCAATTATTAATGACGGAAATGAAGTACAGTCGCAAAATAATCCGGTTTCTATTAAAGAAGTTCAGAAAGAAGCGATTAAGAATGCATTGATCAAAACTCACTACAACAAGAAAAAAGCTGCTTCTATGCTGAATATCAGTTTGAGAACTTTGTATCGCAAAATTAAAGAATATGGATTAAGTTTGAGAGAAGATTAACAGAATGAAATTATTAAAAATATTTTTTCCAATACTTTTTTCTGTGATAATTACTGGTTGTGCTGGTTGCCCATATTCATTTACCGGCGCATCACTACCGCCTGAGATGAAAACAATTGCAATACCAATATTCGAAGATTTAAGCGGCTTCGGAGAAGCTGGTCTGCGTGAAAAAATTACGGAGGAACTCAGACGAAAATTCACTGATGATAATACACTAAAAATTAGTGATAGAAAAATTGCGGACACAATTTTGGATGGTGCCATATTAAGCGTTCGCGACGAACCATCAGTGATTACCGGCACTGAGCGTGTCAGTACGCGAAGAGTAACGGTATCTGTTAAAGCAAGTTTTACGGATTTAAAAGCAAGAAAAAAAATCTGGGAAAAGAATTTTTCTCAGTGGGGTGATTATGATGCTACATCAGGGGGCATTGTAAGCCGTCAAATAGGATTTCAAACAGCAATTGAAAAACTTACAGAAGATATTTTAATTGCCACAGTTTCAGATTGGTAAAAATTTAAAGGACAATTTGTGTTTATCGAAGATATTATCTTAACTATTTATTTGTTTTCGTTGTCGTTGCTTTTTATTTATAGCATGCACGGATTTATTATGGTTTATTATAACGACAAGTATGGAAAGGTTTTGTTCACTCCAAAAGGAGATTATGAGGAACTGCCAACTGTAACAATTCAGCTTCCTCTGTTCAACGAAATTTATGTCGTGCAAAGATTGATGGACAGCGTTTGTGAAATCGAGTATCCAAAAGATAAGCTCGAAATACAAATCTTAGATGATTCAACTGACGATACATCAGAATATTTGAAAGAATTAATCGAAGAAAAAAAGAATTTAGGATTTAACGTAACGTACTACCATCGTACAAATCGACAAGGATTCAAAGCTGGTGCATTAAAAGAAGGACTTGAAAAAACCGATTCAGAATTTATAGCAATATTTGACGCAGATTTTGTTCCGAAAAAGGATTTCCTAAATAAAACAATTCCTTATTTTACCGATTCTAAAGTTGGCATGGTACAGACTCGTTGGGAACATTTGAATGCCGAGTTTTCACTTTTAACGCGTGCTCAGGCTCTCGCATTGGACGGGCATTTTGTAATTGAACAAAATGTAAGGAATAAATCGGGCTTCTTTATAAATTTCAATGGAACTGGTGGAGTATGGAGAAAGTCTTGTATCATTGATGCAGGGAATTGGGAAGCAGATACTTTAACCGAAGATTTGGATTTGAGTTATCGTGCACAATTAAGAGGCTGGCAATTTATTTTCTTAAATGATTTCACCTCTCCGGCAGAACTCCCAAGTGAAATAAATGCCTTGAAGAATCAACAATTCCGGTGGACGAAGGGAGCAATTGAAACTTGCAAAAAAATTCTTCCTGTTGTTTGGAGGTCAAAAATTCCTCTTCGAATAAAACTTCAATCAACTTTTCACCTCACAAACAATTTTGTTTTTCCATTCATTGTGATTGCAGGAATACTAAACGTTCCTCTTGTATATTTAAAAAATTCTGGTAACTACGATGAGTATTTTGCTTTCATGTCTATATTTGTTCTTGCATTTGTAAGTTCGTTTTTATTTTACATGTACTCACAGAAAATCGTTTATCCGGATTGGAAAAGGAAAATTTATTTATTCCCAGTTTTCATGGCAGGAAGTATGGGTTTTGCTCTTAATAACACACGTGCAGTTTTGGAAGGTTTAGTAAACAAAAAAAGTGAATTTGTGAGAACTCCCAAATATCAAGTGGTCGACAAAAAAGACACTTGGACAAGAAAGAAATATGCTACTAAAAAAATACATTTAGCCGTTGTTTTTGAAGTACTATTCGCTCTGTGGATGTTGTTCGGGATTGGTCTGGCAGCATATTACGTTGAAATTGCTGCTATTCCTTTTATGGCAATGTACTGTATGGGTTACACAATAATTTCTTTGCTTTCAATTAGACACGCATTAGCCAGCAAGTCTGCAGGATGAAAGTTTCAAGTGAACTTGATCTCAATCGTATTGAAGAACTGGTTTACATCAGTCCAAATTCTCCTCTATTCGCCCGCCAGGCATTCTCACTCGCAGATAAGGGAAAAATTAATGAAGCGATAAAGATTTGTGAAACCGGATTACAAAAGTATAGGTTTTACATTTCTGGGTATATAATCCTTGCAAAACTGTTTTTTGAAAAGAAAGATTACAAATCTGCATTCGTTGCTCTTAAGAATGCTTTAACAATTGCTCCAAATTGTCCTGCCGCGATTGAATGTCTCATTGAATGGAAGGAAAAACTTGATGAAAAAAGTAATCTTCCAAGTGAGCTAGACTCAGTTGATAAAAACTTGAATCAAAAAAAATTTCTGAATTCAACGCCTCATGTAATTGAAAAAATTGATATTCAAAATAAAATTAAAATTAAAGATGAATTAGAAAGAATCTTAGAAAAATTTGAGAAATCAAATTCGCTTGTTATTAAAGCAGATCCTACTTTCAATATGATATACGAACCTCCGCCTCACAAAGAAGTTATTGCAACCGAGACGCTTTGTGCAGTTTATTTAAGTCAAGGTCTTTACAAAGAAGCAGTCTCTGTTTTAGAAAGACTTCAAGAGAAGGATCCATCGAAAAAAGGAGAATACACGGCAAAAATTCAAGCACTGAAAGAAAAATTAG
This region of Ignavibacteria bacterium genomic DNA includes:
- the miaB gene encoding tRNA (N6-isopentenyl adenosine(37)-C2)-methylthiotransferase MiaB, producing MDKQNIYIETYGCQMNLADTEIVQGVLNSTGYKFTNDISQADVVLVNTCAIREHAEERIYGRLGEFRHQKKENPNLIVGVLGCMAERLRKQLIEEEKVVDLIVGPDEYRRVPELIENAFVGEKGIAVRLSKTETYDDIIPYREEGISAWISVMRGCDKFCTFCVVPFTRGRERSRSLESIVEEVRLLSERGFKEINLLGQNVNSYQDDSFDFADLLYAVSKVDKQMRVRFTTSHPQDFSDKLVRTIAENENICNYIHLPVQSGSNRILQLMNRTYTVKHFLKLVEKARIEIPSVSFSTDIITGFPTETDDDHQMTMDLMKEVQFDGAFMFKYSARENTKAWNLGDDVAEEIKSIRLREIIEQQQKISYEINQTLIGKTFEILIEDLSKKSEDFYMGRTDTNKIVIVPKGDLRIGDYCLVKIERANSATLFTSDGIKIEK
- a CDS encoding SPOR domain-containing protein, whose product is MNFKYITTLFLFFLLLTHSYGQREVDITKYLDQVASGESEAVRRILPSLMKNNPQSTFLKYLQAVLTQDGRQAASLYREIVHSKSSSEYKDDAIFKLYQFHYALGEFNESDKYARMILDSYPSSSYVVRLKRTETVNRQIPATQQSETRTQSIELTQPVLSGNFTLQVGAFLDRNNAESLRMQVMKYGESWINQREVKGKIFHTVLLGKFTDEVQANILLERIKSELSLNGVVLRLQ
- a CDS encoding sigma-54-dependent Fis family transcriptional regulator, giving the protein MNHQEFQDKFGLFYRSQLMREVVEVIQQVSATDITVLIQGESGTGKELVAKAIHGLSKRSSNKLLSVNCGAIPEGIIESELFGHQKGAFTGAIESRKGYFELADEGSLFLDEIGELPTSVQVKFLRVLETKEILRIGAETVSKVDVRFITATNKDLNFEVSKKKFREDLFYRLRSVMIEIPPLRKRKEDIPLLANKFLADFCMRNKIEQIRIDDQAYDFLIEYHWPGNVRELKNAIESASALNKTGILKSEDFGKNFVVSLNEMPHRNLPIHLNKSADEAERGLILSALIEIKKDLVDLKNAIINDGNEVQSQNNPVSIKEVQKEAIKNALIKTHYNKKKAASMLNISLRTLYRKIKEYGLSLRED
- a CDS encoding glycosyltransferase, which codes for MEDIILTIYLFSLSLLFIYSMHGFIMVYYNDKYGKVLFTPKGDYEELPTVTIQLPLFNEIYVVQRLMDSVCEIEYPKDKLEIQILDDSTDDTSEYLKELIEEKKNLGFNVTYYHRTNRQGFKAGALKEGLEKTDSEFIAIFDADFVPKKDFLNKTIPYFTDSKVGMVQTRWEHLNAEFSLLTRAQALALDGHFVIEQNVRNKSGFFINFNGTGGVWRKSCIIDAGNWEADTLTEDLDLSYRAQLRGWQFIFLNDFTSPAELPSEINALKNQQFRWTKGAIETCKKILPVVWRSKIPLRIKLQSTFHLTNNFVFPFIVIAGILNVPLVYLKNSGNYDEYFAFMSIFVLAFVSSFLFYMYSQKIVYPDWKRKIYLFPVFMAGSMGFALNNTRAVLEGLVNKKSEFVRTPKYQVVDKKDTWTRKKYATKKIHLAVVFEVLFALWMLFGIGLAAYYVEIAAIPFMAMYCMGYTIISLLSIRHALASKSAG